The Pelagibacterium halotolerans B2 genome has a segment encoding these proteins:
- a CDS encoding disulfide bond formation protein B — translation MTLLLSESDRLKAGVAFGLGLAAILGALAFQFLGGLYPCELCLTQRWPYYIGLPLLALALVVWSKLPTPFRAGLMGVVAALFAWGAWVGGYHAGVEWGFWPGPQSCTGVGEAAVSLDMLSDMSDVRIVPCDAIQWEMLGISLAGFNALISAAIVVLLVLAIIGQLRKA, via the coding sequence ATGACATTGCTTTTATCGGAATCGGACCGGCTCAAGGCCGGAGTGGCCTTCGGTCTTGGGCTTGCCGCCATTCTCGGGGCGCTGGCATTCCAGTTCCTCGGGGGGCTCTATCCGTGCGAATTGTGCCTGACCCAGCGCTGGCCCTATTATATCGGGCTGCCGCTGCTGGCATTGGCGCTTGTCGTGTGGAGCAAGCTTCCAACGCCGTTCCGCGCGGGGCTGATGGGCGTGGTTGCCGCGCTGTTTGCGTGGGGAGCCTGGGTCGGCGGCTATCACGCAGGCGTCGAATGGGGGTTCTGGCCCGGGCCGCAAAGTTGCACCGGGGTCGGCGAGGCGGCTGTCAGTCTCGACATGCTTTCGGACATGAGCGACGTGCGGATCGTGCCCTGCGACGCCATTCAGTGGGAGATGCTGGGCATCTCGCTGGCCGGGTTCAACGCGCTGATTTCGGCAGCCATCGTGGTGCTGCTGGTGCTGGCCATCATCGGGCAGTTGCGCAAGGCGTAA